One segment of Candidatus Methylomirabilota bacterium DNA contains the following:
- a CDS encoding DnaJ domain-containing protein, translating to MAQHNYYLILGVSQSESPSGIRARYRDLARILHPDVAGEQSTVAFQKVAEAYAVLADPQARRRHDAELAAWQERAPARFADQPSAPWSRLLDEPLAVRPSFDALLERVFRNFTGIGLPKTEGPEGLTVEVILTPEEASRGAEVPIAVPGVESCFECGGSGRMWLFPCVCCRGQGRIVTERIVRIPVPPLVRPESIIEMPLHALGIHDLYLRLYVRIE from the coding sequence ATGGCTCAGCACAACTACTATCTGATCCTGGGGGTGTCCCAGTCCGAGAGCCCTTCGGGCATACGGGCGCGGTATCGCGATCTCGCGCGGATTCTTCACCCGGATGTGGCGGGCGAGCAGAGTACTGTCGCCTTCCAGAAGGTGGCCGAGGCGTACGCCGTCCTCGCCGACCCGCAGGCACGGCGCCGCCACGATGCGGAACTGGCGGCGTGGCAAGAGCGTGCGCCCGCGCGATTTGCTGACCAACCGAGCGCACCATGGAGCCGGTTGCTGGACGAACCATTGGCGGTCCGGCCGTCCTTCGACGCCCTGCTTGAGCGCGTGTTCCGGAACTTCACCGGCATCGGACTTCCAAAGACCGAGGGGCCCGAGGGACTCACCGTCGAGGTCATCCTGACGCCGGAGGAGGCGTCTCGCGGGGCCGAGGTGCCGATCGCGGTGCCGGGTGTCGAGTCGTGCTTCGAGTGCGGCGGAAGCGGCCGCATGTGGCTCTTTCCGTGCGTGTGCTGTCGCGGGCAGGGTCGAATCGTCACCGAGAGGATCGTGCGGATTCCGGTTCCGCCCCTGGTGCGCCCGGAATCGATCATCGAGATGCCCCTTCACGCGCTCGGCATCCATGACCTCTATTTGCGTCTGTACGTGCGGATCGAGTAG